In Mycolicibacterium aubagnense, the DNA window CCGATGGTGTACTACCCGCTCTCTACGCTGCTCTTGGCGCGCATACGCGACATTCTGGTGATCACCACGCCTTTCGATGCGCCGAGTTTTGAACGGCTGTTGGGTGACGGCTCACGCTTTGGCGTCTCGATCACGTATGCGCAGCAGCCATCGCCAGAGGGGCTTGCGCAAGCCTTTACTATCGGCGCCGACTTCATCGGCAGCGATAAAGTCGTGCTCATATTGGGTGACAATCTGCTGTATGGACCGGGATTGGGAACTCGCCTGCAGAAATTCAGTGACGTTGACGGCGGCGCCATATTTGCTTACCGGGTGGCCGAGCCCAGCGACTATGGCGTCATTGAATTCGATACCCAAGGAATGGCGATTTCGCTTGAAGAAAAACCGAAAGTTCCGAAAAGCAACTACGCAATTCCAGGTCTCTATTTTTATGACAATGACGTGGTGTCAATCGCACGGGAATTGAAGCCGAGTGACCGCGGGGAGTATGAGATCACCGACGTCAACCTCGGGTACCTGGAGCGGGGCCAGCTCCACGTTCAGGTGCTGCCCCGCGGAACAGTGTGGCTCGACACCGGCACGGTCGACCATATGACGGATGCCGCCGAGTTCGTCCGCACCATGGAGCGACGGACTGGGCTCAAGGTCGGCGTGCCCGAAGAGGTCGCGTGGCGGCAAGGTTTCCTGACGGACGACGAACTCCGGGAGCGCGCGGAGGGCCTCGTGCGGTCCGGTTACGGCTGCTACCTGCTTGATCTTCTCGACCGGGAGTGGTGATGGCACCGGTCGAGGGTCCTTGCTGGCTTCGGATGGGTACGATTCGTCGTGGTGTTGCTGGCGCCCGGGTTTGCGACATCCCGGGGTTTGCGAGCGTCGATCACCCCTGATCGCTTGTACCCCTCAGCACATCAGCCGAAAGCCCCTGACCAGCAATTATTGACACATAGGTAAATACTACTACAGCGTTAATTCAGCGGTCTCATGAAGGTTCCTGAATTGCTACCCAACTGTCGAATTGGTTGCTGATGGATGTGTGTCCTCATTCAAATTACCGAGCCCAACTAATCAATATTGACGTTTTAGCAAAAAACCTTCGCGAAAGCGGATACATGGGACTCTCGCAGTCGTAGCATCGCCCTCATGTAGGGCTCATATGGATTCCACAAGGGATACATAAGAGGCCCCTTCCGCGCCGCAGGGTTTGGATTAGATCGGGGTCCAGATGTCTTCTGTCGCAATAATCGGTACACGTGGATACCCCAGCTATTACGGGGGATTTGAGACGGCCGTACGAAAACTCGCACCTGATCTCGCCGATATGGGGTGGGACGTCACAGTTTATGGCCGGCGTGGTGCTACGAAGCCCGATGACCCCACCTTGGATCCGCGGATAAAGCGGAAGGTCACCTGGGGTATGGAGACGCAGAAACTGAGCACGTTGTCGCATGGTCTGACAGCTGCGCTGGATGCCGCGGCTCGCAAACCTGATGTGGCATTGATCATGAATTGTGCGAACGGCTACTTCCTGCCCATCCTGCGCGCGCGGGGGATACCGACTCTGGTGAATGTCGATGGACTGGAATGGGAACGCGACAAATGGAGCCCGCTGGCCAAGAGGGTCTATAGAAGAGCTGCCGAGTGTACGGCGAAGTGGGCGGACGGGCTCGTCTTCGATGCGCGCAGGATCGCCAGGTATTGGAAGGAAACCTTCGGCGCTGACGGCGCATATATTCCTTACGGTGGCGATATCACGGCCGAACTACCAGTGCCAGAAGGGCTGACGCGGCGCGAATACGTCCTTGTGGTAACACGATTCGTGCCGGAGAACACCGTGGCTCAGTTCTTTGAGGCGGTTCCGGCCATCGCGGAGCATCACCCGGTGGTTATCGTCGGCAGCTCCGGGTACGGCGGCGAATTGGATGACACCGCGCGACAGCTCTCCGCGCATCCTTCGGTGACTTGGTTGGGGCATGTACACGACCATCAATTGCTGCTCGCGTTGTGGCAGCATGCGGGCCTCTATTTCCACGGCCACAGCGTCGGCGGGACCAACCCAGCGCTGGTGCAGGCGATGGCGGCGGGTGCGCCGATCTTGGCGCGGACACCGACTACAACCGCGAGGTTCTCGGTTCTGCCGGCGAGTTCGTGTCGGATGATCCTGAGTTGATCGCTAAGTCCATTCTGCACCTCATGGGGAATCGCGCTGAGCGGGAAGATGAATCGCGCGCCATGGCGCTGCGGGCCGCACAGCACTATTCGTGGGAGTCGGTCGCCCGCAGCTATGACGGTGCGATGCGCGCGGTGATGGAGGCGCGCGGCGTGGCTGCACATGCCGAAGTCCATCCCATCTTAAGCCGTGCTGCGAAGCTGGACCTGCCAGTTCCTCGCCCGGCGCGACCGCAGAGACTAGCGATGTAACGTTTGATCACCAGTCCAGCAATTGGGTTTACGTGACCTGTCTCCAGGCGCGACCGTCCTCAACGCGCGGTATGCCGTTCAGATAGAAGCGGGCGCACCTAAGGTCAAGGCGGCTCACGAAGTCGATCATACTAGTGGACTGTCATTTCGCGACAGTCAAGAATGATCGAAGTATCGACGGGTCCGACGTAGCAATTCGTCTCCTTTGAAGGCCTGAAGCCATTTCGAAGGAAGCGTCACTGCAGGCAAGTACCCACGCCTCCAACCGATGAACAAATAGGTTGCGAAGAATACGGTGGCTGATGCGCAAAACGGCAAGATGGCCGACCTGCGGTCGTCAGTCGCGACTAGGAAATTGAACGGTAGGGCGGCTACGGTCGCCGCTCCGGCGGCAGCGAAGGGGCCCAAGACGCCGCGAGTATACAAATTCAATGGGATATCGAGTTTCGCATGCATGTAGTAAAGGCCCAGAAATTTCGCGATGGGGACACCGATGGCAATTGCCCCAGCTAGCCCTGCGAATCCCCAGAAATATGTGGCGGCAACCGCTGCTATCGTTTGAAAGACACCGGTGGCAACCGAGACCTTTGCGATCACTGCCGGTCTGCCGATTGCCGATAGTGTGCATGAGCATATAGCAGTCGAGAGGTTGACTGCTATTCCTATCAGCAGTGCAAGCAGGACGACGATAACCTGCTGACGATCGTGGCCGAGCCACACGGTAATAGCTGAAATGGCAGTAGCCGCCATTGAAAATGGGAATATCAGCGAGACCGATGTGTTGCGGCGGACCAGATGCTCATACTGGTGCAGGACACCGTCCATGCCTCCAGATATGTAACTCTGTGTCAGATGCGGGGTCAATGTAGATGCGGATGCACTTCCTAAGACTTGCGCTCCCATTGCAAGTCTGTTGGCCAGTTCATAGACGCCCGCCGCGGAGGGGCCGATCATGAGGCCTGCGATTAGTTTTCCGGATTGGAGTACCAACGTGTCGGCGGCTGCAGCGATCTGAGATGTCACTGCGTAACCGAAAAATTCGCGCGTCAACGCCAATGTCGGCATCGCGAATGGAATGCGTCGTTCGCCAGCAAGCTTGATGATTAGCACGACGGCAAACCCGAGGGCCGAGCCGGCGACGGAACCGTACGCGAAAGTAGTTAAAGACGGATTCAGCGCCAACCCGGCGACACCCCCGGACGCTTGGAGTACCGACAAGATTGCCAGACCCACCGTTGTGGGTACAACACGACCTATACCTATCGATGCAGCTGTCAATACCCAGCCGAGCAGGCCCAAGAACAAAATCGCGACTGAACTCAGCAGCAGGGAACGCGTCAATGCTGGGTCACTCAATCCAAGCAAGCGGCTTGTGGGATGCGCCGCCAATACCGCCACCCCGCTGAGGAATGCCCATAAGGCAAGCAGCATCGTAATGCACAGAGTGAGGGCGCCGCCCTCGCTCTTTGCGTCACCTTGGGTATGGAACAATGCCACATATCGGACGGTCGCTCGCGACGCGCCCAGGTCAAGGAGTGCACCGTACTGCACAATTGCCCCGGTGATCGCCCAGATGCCGAAATCATGCAAGCCGAGCCGAGCCACTATGTACGGTGTACAGACAAGCTGAACGCTGTAGCCGGCCACAATCGGCAGCATTTGAACCGCCGAACCCAGTTTGAGTGAAGTGGTTCCTTGTGCCGTGGGCGCTTTCTTGGAATCTGTCACGATGATCGAACCCTGTTTTTGCCACGCGACGGGTTTCTGGGTGTCTTGGTCGAACGGGTCGGTCGCGCACGACGCGGCGCGGTAGACCATCGTGAGCGTGTCATAGCCGCCAATGCGTGTGGTTCGGGCTCGGTCGCCCTACCGTGGGTCCCCGTGTCGTCAGGTTTTGGCGTCGTGCACGACTCGTCAGCAAATCGCGGAGATAGTGGTGTCACCAATTCCGTTTCGCTCAAGGCATCCAACGTCGTTCCCATGACGGCTAGCTGATTCTGGATTTTGCTAAAAGGCCGAGTCGTTACTGTGAAGTTTCCCAACTGAATCTGCCTATAACACTACAGTTGGAACAGTGCGCTCGTGCCGAGAAAACCCGAAGCGAAGTGCTCGGCTATGGAGCAGACCAGCGTCGAGGTCGGGATGGCTGCTGCAGACCTCCGGCTCGCGCGAGGATGGTCCGCGAGGCGCCGTAGTCCGTCCGTACGTCCTGTTACTCCGTCCGGATCGATCGCTCGCGAAGCGTCATGCGGAGTATCGATGACCGTGGGCCGCGACGCGTGCCGTCAAGTGTCTCGCGAACGGACATGCGCTTGACGTGACGACAAGAGGCGACCCACGGGGGCTCTCCTCCGGACACCGATGACACACCGGATCGAAAGTGAGTAAAGTGCTCAAGCCCGGTAATCGCATATTGCTACTGCATTCAGCGGATGAGGCTTACGGTTCCGACCGGGTACTCCTTTCCGTGGCAAACTACTTGTGCCAGAGGGAAGCGCAAGTCCGCGTGTTGCTCCCCGACGACGCACACCCTGGATGGCTGACTGACCGTTTGACCGAAATTGGCGTCGACGTATGCCACGGGCCGTTAGGAATTGCCCGACGACGTTACCTGACCACGACCCACCTGCCGAAGTTTGTCCTGAGTCTTTGGAAGGCCAGGAAGTTCGTGCTGAAGCAGATCAGTGCGTTCGATCCTGAGGTGGTCTACGTCAACACATCGGCGTCGATCATCGGGGCGTTCTTGGGCCGTCGGCGGCGCTGGTCCCTCATTTGGCATGTCCATGAGATCATTGAGAATCCCCGTTGGTTGGCGTGGTTCTTTCGTAGGTTGCCGCTATCCGCCGATCAAGTAATCGTCGTCTCAGCAGCCGTATTCCGACATTTGTGCGGCGATGGGGAATCGCCGGGACACGTAGCATTACTGCGTAATGGAATTTCACCGCGAGCCCTCGCGGCGAAACCCAGTCTGCCGCCGTTACGTGTTTGCTTTGCCGGCCGCCTGAGCGAGTGGAAGGGTTATCAGGTATTCCTTGACGCGGCAATCGAACTCGCCTCGGAGGGCGAGCCCATCGAGTTCGTCATCGCTGGCGAGCCAGTGCCGAACGAACAATGGCGCATCGGTGAGATTGAGTCAACTGTTGACCGTCGCGGGCTCGCCAGTCAAATACAGCTAGTCGGCTTCCATTCCGACATCCCGGCGCTTTTCGACTCGATGCACGTCGTCGTGGTGCCGTCGATATTGCCTGATCCCCTGCCCACCGTAGTGCTCGAAGGGATGCGCAGCGGATGCGTGGTCATTGCGACGCGGCATGGCGGCGCGGTCGAGATGATCGAGGACGGAGTATCCGGCTTCCTGGTGGCACCGGGCGACTCGGTCTGCCTGCAACACTGCATTCTGCGCGTTCTCGCCGACCCCGGACTCATTGACGACATCGGGTTCGCCGCATGGACTCGGGTCGAATCTGAGTTCACGACGGAAGTGTTTTGGCAGAATCTGTCGCCCATCTTTTCGCGGGCAATCGATGTCGCAGCCAAACGCCGCAGGCGAACTCGGTGGAATTGTCGCGCTTCTGTTCCCAGCAGCCCGCCTCGGGCTTAGGGCGGTTCGAGATGGATCCGGATTATCGAACACTGAATCAAACCGGAAATACCAATGACCTACGTGTCTTGATGATCATCGATTGGTTTGTCAATTACGCTGCACCAATAGCGGTTTCGCTGAAGGACACCATTGACGTGAGATGCGTGCTCAAAGACCACGGCACGGAGTTGGGGCTGCCGGGCCGTGCTATCCGCGAAAAAGAGGCGATGTTTGATCCAGTTCAGGTCGACTTCGTGCCTGGCAAACAGTCTGATCTGCGCAGCCTTGGAGCGCTCGTTCGACTCATCATTAAGGTCAGGAAGTTTCGGCCTGATGTTGTTCATTCGCAATGGCATTCAGACTGGCGACTACTGTTGCTGTCTCTTGCTGTGCCGCGGTCGTCAAGGATCTTGACGGTGCATGACGTGACGCCCCACCCTGGCCGGCAGTTTCATACGAGCTATTTCAAGCGGCTCGTGAGATGGGCGCTGTATAGAACCAGCGATGGGTTTGTTGTGCATGGTGAACGGCTGGTTCCATTGCTTCGCGAAGACCCCCGCGTTCGAGCTCTGGCGTACATCGGAGTTGTCCCCCATGGTTCGCTGGCCCACCCAACAGAGCGCTACCCGCTTCCGCACGATCGATGCCTGCTCTTCTTCGGCTGGTGGGAGTACTACAAGGGCCTCGATCTGCTGATACAGGCGATGGAAGCTGTCGGCAAGATTCTTGGCGATGTTCGGCTCATTGTCGCCGGCCACGGCTCAGAAGGTCCGCGAGCCCGTTCGCTCGTGAACACTCCCGAGTTGTTCGAATGGCGAGAGGGCTACATTCCCGACGAGGATTTGCCAGCGCTTTTTGGCTCGGTTAGCGCGGTGGTTCTGCCCTATCGAGAAGCCAGTCAGAGCGGTGTCGTACCGTTGGCGTTTGCTAACGGGCGGCCTGTGATCGCAACAGACGTTGGTGCACTTGGTGAGGCGGTCGAGGACGGGTTAAACGGCCTTCTTGTGGAGTCTCCCACAGTCGACGGACTTCGGGATGCGATCATTCGTCTGTTCGCTGAGCCCGGACTGCTCGCTACGTTGGCCAATGGAGCGCAAAGGACGGCCGACGAATCGCTTCAGCCTGCAACCATCGCCCGCAAGCATCAGGCGGTTTATGCCGCAGTCGCAGCTGCGAAAGCGCGCCGGCTCTGCTGAGTGCCCCGCCAAGTAATCGAACGCGCCGCGCGCCGGGATCAATCAAGGCTGTCGGTGGCTCGATTTGAAATTCGACTATGCCGAGGTGCCGAATCAGCCGCGACCTACACGGAATGCCAGCTGTGGCTAGTTGGGCGAGGGTCGCGGCCCGACGCTCGGGGTGAGCAAAAACTAATAGGATTTCCTGCCACGTGCCACGATGCCAAAGGTATTGGGCGGAAAATACTTTGTACCGACTCGCTGCAGCAGTGGCATGAAGGTCGAGAAGTATCGGTCTACTTGAACATCGTCAAAACGCTTCTTTAATGCCTCTTCAAGAAGAAGGTCATCGACGCCGTCACGGACGACGTGGTATTCGACAAGGTCATCATCGTTGAACTCGCCTTTCCAGCGACGAATCCGAGTATTGAGCCCCCGCCGAATGTCCCGCATCTGCGTTGCGCGCCACACAAAATATGAGCCCCAGTTCGCGACTCCCGCCCACCGCGTTTGACGGGGATACCACAATGGGTCTTGGAAGGTGACGATGCTGCCGCCGGGGCGTAAGATGTTGTCGCACATACCAATAACTGTGGCCATGTAATCGGGAATGTGGTGAATAACCGAGATGAACAGGATGACATCGTAGGACGATCCGTCCTGTTGCCAAGTATTGCCATCCTCATCGTAAAGCAGGCGTACCAGGGGATTATCGTGGTATTTGGTTCTCAGCAGATCCAGGCTCGGCCTGGACATTTCCGTGGCAGTCGGTCGGCCGCCCGCGTCCAACACCGTGTCAGTGAAAACTCCGTGCCCAGCTCCGACCTCCAACACGTCGCACGAGTCTTGGCGCTCAAGAATTTCGGCGATGGCATCACGGACATTCTTGGTGACGCGATCCCGTAAGGCTGCGTGTCTGAGATGCGGACTACCGGGGACATAGTCATACCCCTCCCCATGGAGTCTCTCCTGCGCTGCGCGCACGACGTCGCGGTCAGTCATATGGAGAATTTACCAGCCCGCTGGTGCCAAAGAAGCAGATCGGACTGATACTGGCATTGTAGTTCGCATCTATTGATGTTGTGACTGAGATTTGAGGGTGGCACTGTGTCAGACCTGCTCAAAGGACCGGACCGCCATGCGGTGGGGGAGGGCTTGACCAAACGTGTCGGGCATTACCGAGTTAGTTCGACCGCCAAAAATGGAGCCAGTGGTGTCGCACCGAGCCAATCAGGAAGCAAATTCAGATAAAAGCGCGCAACCGGCACCAGTCGCCCGGCACGCCCTGCGCCGACGCGCACGAAATCGAAATAATTCGCCATGTTGAGAGGACGAACCTTACTTGCGCCGGCTTCGCGGGCCATTCGTCGAACTTCTTGGAATGACATCAACGGGTGAGGACCCCACGTGGCGTGCAGGCAGAGGTGGGTGCGCTCAAAGAGACGGTGGCCAAAGTTGGTCGCCGACCAATCGTGAGCGGGATCGAGCGGGAACGACTTATTGGGGGCGACGATGATAGCTCGACCGCCCGGCCTGAGGACGCGCATCATCTCGCTGATGTAGCGCAAGCGGTCGGATTCCCGCTCTGCCGGCGGGTCCGGCTCACCGATGTGTTCGATTACCCCAAACGACCACACTAGGTCGAACATGCCGGACTCGAACGGCAGATCCAACGCAGATCCGGCCAGGACGCGCTCAGGATTCGCCCCAGCGTCCTTCCACCCGACAAGGTTGCCTGGGAGGTCAATTCCCCAAACGTCGATCGTCGGATACAACTCGGCGATCATCTTGCCGATGGATGCCGTTCCGCACCCGATGTCAAGAGCATTCCGGTCGCCTGGTCGCAGGTGGCGGGCCAGCCAACGCTCGGCGCGAGCGGTTCCGCAATCTTGCTCTGCCAGATAGACGTCGTCGGGCGACCACTCAATTAACCCAATTGTTGACGAAGGCGGCGTCAAATTGAGATATCCCCCTGGAAGGACCGGGTACCTCGCTGAGCAGGACCGGCAAATGACCTCTGCCTCATGCCGGTCTAGGCGTCCACGGCAGTGAGGACAGATGACTGAACTCACCAGCGGCAGCCTTTCGACCGTTTCGTCAAAGCTCACTCCCGAAGTATGCCACGCCTGAATTCTGTGGACGGTCGATTCTCACGTTATTTCTGTGATTCGACTTGCGCGCAACGAATCTCGCGTCCGCAAGATGGTCTCCAATAGTGCCAGTTTTGGTGTGGCGCGGTGGGTATCCAAACCCTCTGCTGATGCATTTTATGATTCGGCAGGTAATCCCCCCGCCGGGATGCTCACCTGGGTCACTGATGCTTTAACCGCAGGGATTCACCGCTCAGTCGAAAGCGTCGGAATGCGCGTGTGGGAACGAGGCGGTGGTTCTGCCATTCGGCGAAGCGCCCCGCTGATCAATCCGGCCGCTGCGGCGCGGTACCAACTGCGGCCCCTCTCGGATCGCCAGCCTATTGTTTTACGGAGTGGCGTTAGGGTTGCCATCATTTGGAGCACTATCCATAGCGTGATGATTGTTGGAAGCGCAACCAGTTTCCGGCGGAACAGAATCAGCGAAAGTGCAAGCGACCGGAAGTACTGGCCTGCCGAGAAATCTGGGAACTGCGAAGTGGAGCATCCTACGATGTGGATTATGACTGCGCCTGGTTCAAGTCGGTTCTTCACTCCGATGTCCAGCAACCGCCGAGCCAGGACTTCTTCCTCCTGATAAAGGTAGAAGCGCTCATCGAACCCGCCCACGCGCCAGAAATTTATTGCGCTTACCGCGATACACGACCCTTGGACGTATGCAACCTCACCACCGTCGGTGTACACGGCGTCGGTTTGCGGGATGTCGCGGAGGAGTCGCCCAACGATCAGTGCGTTTGGCGAAAACACGTCAACTATGTCCGCGACTGGCCACGACCAGTATCGAGCCCGTGTCTGATCATGACCGGAGGAATTGAGGATTCGGGGACCGGCGACAACGTTGTTTCTAGCGGCACACTCGGAGAGGATCTTTACAGATTCGGATGATTGAAACGCAGCGTCTGGGTTCAAGAAGATGAGAATTTCCGCAGTCGCGTTGGCAGCACCGAGGTTACACCCCGCACCGAAGCCCCGGTTCTTCCCGGCCCGGATCAGCTTGGCGTCAGGTCGGTATTGCAGAGCAGTTTGGACCGATGAGTCTGACGACTGCTGATCGACAAGGATGACCTCGCAGTCAGCTGGTATGGACAGCATGCAGTCGGGCAGCGTCGACGATGAGTTGAACATGACAACGATTATCGAAGCAGTTGGTTTGTGACCATTTTGACGATGCGCTACTGGATCTGTCATGCCTCATTATCCGTCCGGCCAGAGCTTCTTGACATTTGCAACGATCTCGGGTGTGACGCGAGATTTGGAATGACGGACTTGGCCTGACGGACGGGGTGGTACGAGTGCATGAAGGCACATCGTCAGCTCAAGGCCCGTCGAGTGCATCATGCCGACTTGCGATATGCCGCCAGCCAGATGTTCCGCGAGACGCCGATTTTGCTCAGCAGCGCTCTAAGCATCCGCTTTGACTTGGCGCGCGAGATTGCCCGTTCTTCGAATCGATCCAGTAGACGCAACAGTTGTAGACCTATGTGAGTCTGGACGACAAATCCGCGAAATGCTATGACAGCCTTCACCGTATCG includes these proteins:
- the rfbA gene encoding glucose-1-phosphate thymidylyltransferase RfbA, with protein sequence MKGIILAGGSGTRLHPITLGVSKQLIPVYDKPMVYYPLSTLLLARIRDILVITTPFDAPSFERLLGDGSRFGVSITYAQQPSPEGLAQAFTIGADFIGSDKVVLILGDNLLYGPGLGTRLQKFSDVDGGAIFAYRVAEPSDYGVIEFDTQGMAISLEEKPKVPKSNYAIPGLYFYDNDVVSIARELKPSDRGEYEITDVNLGYLERGQLHVQVLPRGTVWLDTGTVDHMTDAAEFVRTMERRTGLKVGVPEEVAWRQGFLTDDELRERAEGLVRSGYGCYLLDLLDREW
- a CDS encoding glycosyltransferase yields the protein MGWDVTVYGRRGATKPDDPTLDPRIKRKVTWGMETQKLSTLSHGLTAALDAAARKPDVALIMNCANGYFLPILRARGIPTLVNVDGLEWERDKWSPLAKRVYRRAAECTAKWADGLVFDARRIARYWKETFGADGAYIPYGGDITAELPVPEGLTRREYVLVVTRFVPENTVAQFFEAVPAIAEHHPVVIVGSSGYGGELDDTARQLSAHPSVTWLGHVHDHQLLLALWQHAGLYFHGHSVGGTNPALVQAMAAGAPILARTPTTTARFSVLPASSCRMILS
- a CDS encoding oligosaccharide flippase family protein, with amino-acid sequence MTDSKKAPTAQGTTSLKLGSAVQMLPIVAGYSVQLVCTPYIVARLGLHDFGIWAITGAIVQYGALLDLGASRATVRYVALFHTQGDAKSEGGALTLCITMLLALWAFLSGVAVLAAHPTSRLLGLSDPALTRSLLLSSVAILFLGLLGWVLTAASIGIGRVVPTTVGLAILSVLQASGGVAGLALNPSLTTFAYGSVAGSALGFAVVLIIKLAGERRIPFAMPTLALTREFFGYAVTSQIAAAADTLVLQSGKLIAGLMIGPSAAGVYELANRLAMGAQVLGSASASTLTPHLTQSYISGGMDGVLHQYEHLVRRNTSVSLIFPFSMAATAISAITVWLGHDRQQVIVVLLALLIGIAVNLSTAICSCTLSAIGRPAVIAKVSVATGVFQTIAAVAATYFWGFAGLAGAIAIGVPIAKFLGLYYMHAKLDIPLNLYTRGVLGPFAAAGAATVAALPFNFLVATDDRRSAILPFCASATVFFATYLFIGWRRGYLPAVTLPSKWLQAFKGDELLRRTRRYFDHS
- a CDS encoding glycosyltransferase family 4 protein; the encoded protein is MSKVLKPGNRILLLHSADEAYGSDRVLLSVANYLCQREAQVRVLLPDDAHPGWLTDRLTEIGVDVCHGPLGIARRRYLTTTHLPKFVLSLWKARKFVLKQISAFDPEVVYVNTSASIIGAFLGRRRRWSLIWHVHEIIENPRWLAWFFRRLPLSADQVIVVSAAVFRHLCGDGESPGHVALLRNGISPRALAAKPSLPPLRVCFAGRLSEWKGYQVFLDAAIELASEGEPIEFVIAGEPVPNEQWRIGEIESTVDRRGLASQIQLVGFHSDIPALFDSMHVVVVPSILPDPLPTVVLEGMRSGCVVIATRHGGAVEMIEDGVSGFLVAPGDSVCLQHCILRVLADPGLIDDIGFAAWTRVESEFTTEVFWQNLSPIFSRAIDVAAKRRRRTRWNCRASVPSSPPRA
- a CDS encoding glycosyltransferase family 4 protein, translating into MDPDYRTLNQTGNTNDLRVLMIIDWFVNYAAPIAVSLKDTIDVRCVLKDHGTELGLPGRAIREKEAMFDPVQVDFVPGKQSDLRSLGALVRLIIKVRKFRPDVVHSQWHSDWRLLLLSLAVPRSSRILTVHDVTPHPGRQFHTSYFKRLVRWALYRTSDGFVVHGERLVPLLREDPRVRALAYIGVVPHGSLAHPTERYPLPHDRCLLFFGWWEYYKGLDLLIQAMEAVGKILGDVRLIVAGHGSEGPRARSLVNTPELFEWREGYIPDEDLPALFGSVSAVVLPYREASQSGVVPLAFANGRPVIATDVGALGEAVEDGLNGLLVESPTVDGLRDAIIRLFAEPGLLATLANGAQRTADESLQPATIARKHQAVYAAVAAAKARRLC
- a CDS encoding class I SAM-dependent methyltransferase; amino-acid sequence: MTDRDVVRAAQERLHGEGYDYVPGSPHLRHAALRDRVTKNVRDAIAEILERQDSCDVLEVGAGHGVFTDTVLDAGGRPTATEMSRPSLDLLRTKYHDNPLVRLLYDEDGNTWQQDGSSYDVILFISVIHHIPDYMATVIGMCDNILRPGGSIVTFQDPLWYPRQTRWAGVANWGSYFVWRATQMRDIRRGLNTRIRRWKGEFNDDDLVEYHVVRDGVDDLLLEEALKKRFDDVQVDRYFSTFMPLLQRVGTKYFPPNTFGIVARGRKSY
- a CDS encoding class I SAM-dependent methyltransferase; amino-acid sequence: MTPPSSTIGLIEWSPDDVYLAEQDCGTARAERWLARHLRPGDRNALDIGCGTASIGKMIAELYPTIDVWGIDLPGNLVGWKDAGANPERVLAGSALDLPFESGMFDLVWSFGVIEHIGEPDPPAERESDRLRYISEMMRVLRPGGRAIIVAPNKSFPLDPAHDWSATNFGHRLFERTHLCLHATWGPHPLMSFQEVRRMAREAGASKVRPLNMANYFDFVRVGAGRAGRLVPVARFYLNLLPDWLGATPLAPFLAVELTR
- a CDS encoding glycosyltransferase, translating into MTDPVAHRQNGHKPTASIIVVMFNSSSTLPDCMLSIPADCEVILVDQQSSDSSVQTALQYRPDAKLIRAGKNRGFGAGCNLGAANATAEILIFLNPDAAFQSSESVKILSECAARNNVVAGPRILNSSGHDQTRARYWSWPVADIVDVFSPNALIVGRLLRDIPQTDAVYTDGGEVAYVQGSCIAVSAINFWRVGGFDERFYLYQEEEVLARRLLDIGVKNRLEPGAVIIHIVGCSTSQFPDFSAGQYFRSLALSLILFRRKLVALPTIITLWIVLQMMATLTPLRKTIGWRSERGRSWYRAAAAGLISGALRRMAEPPPRSHTRIPTLSTER